In one Sphingobacterium daejeonense genomic region, the following are encoded:
- a CDS encoding DUF1998 domain-containing protein, translated as MRVLEKVFFFEFDNDILNKWIADNLKVQERISIITGNHSQLESNFNDDLILSPKYILIHTFSHLIIKELEYLCGYPSTSIQERLYIDESLTMNGVLIYTIAGSEGSYGGITSICDDDRIGKLIESAMIRATDCATDPICYHTHGQGVANLNLSACFSCTLLPETSCEMFNCYLDRRILVDKDYGYFKNLFNTKK; from the coding sequence TTGAGAGTTTTGGAGAAGGTGTTTTTTTTTGAATTTGACAATGATATTTTAAATAAGTGGATTGCAGATAATCTAAAGGTACAAGAACGAATTTCCATTATAACCGGTAACCACAGTCAATTGGAATCAAATTTTAATGATGACTTAATTTTAAGTCCAAAATACATTCTCATTCATACATTTTCTCATTTAATTATTAAAGAATTAGAATATTTGTGTGGTTATCCATCAACTTCTATTCAAGAAAGGTTATATATAGATGAGAGTTTAACAATGAATGGAGTTTTAATTTATACTATTGCTGGGTCAGAGGGAAGTTATGGCGGGATTACATCCATCTGCGATGATGACCGAATAGGAAAATTGATAGAATCTGCAATGATTCGTGCTACTGATTGTGCAACAGACCCAATTTGTTATCATACACATGGACAAGGTGTTGCAAATCTTAATCTTTCTGCCTGTTTCAGTTGTACTTTGCTTCCTGAAACATCTTGTGAAATGTTTAACTGCTATCTTGACAGAAGAATTTTAGTAGATAAAGATTATGGATATTTTAAAAACCTTTTCAATACGAAGAAATAA
- a CDS encoding AlbA family DNA-binding domain-containing protein, giving the protein MPEQQNIEYKQSWHEEYLKWVCGFANAQGGLIYIGKDDNGDVVGLEDYKRLMDDIPNKIRNAMGITVEVNLHEEAGKHFIEIVTHSYSVPISLRGRYYYRSGSTKQELTGGITQRVFVEEVGQDVG; this is encoded by the coding sequence ATGCCTGAACAACAAAATATAGAATATAAACAGAGTTGGCACGAAGAATATCTTAAGTGGGTTTGTGGTTTTGCAAATGCACAAGGTGGGCTGATTTACATCGGGAAAGACGATAATGGGGATGTCGTTGGTTTGGAAGATTATAAAAGGCTAATGGACGATATTCCCAACAAGATTCGTAACGCAATGGGGATAACTGTTGAGGTGAATTTACACGAGGAAGCAGGGAAACATTTCATTGAAATCGTTACGCATTCTTATTCCGTGCCTATTTCATTGCGTGGTAGATATTACTACCGTAGCGGAAGCACCAAGCAGGAATTGACAGGGGGCATCACTCAACGAGTTTTTGTTGAAGAAGTCGGGCAAGACGTGGGATGA
- a CDS encoding helicase-related protein — protein MRRNFKSDNDYFFGNDKVSIGMWVGASTTPNSYKDAQKIYKKVFEEITKLNNGKTGDYRKVNTFPITNCSWCGCNSVSKNQFGKYDLGYTATDKSFSTHCLNSDCAFSEELPIYFVDDKIYQHPPTLLFATVDKFAMLSHREEGHKLFNSQEESKLPPDLIIQDELHLLSGPLGSITGLYESIVEMLSTKGNRKPKIITSTATTRNTEQQVAMLYGNRALNIFPPMGVTYDDNFFSFVSDDSKRKHIGFMPTGKTALNSQIRILGNLLLSRIELFKYYREKEQLTREDAIDRENNFWTIVSFYNSLRDVGKVYNKVPAEISDFLKLLHNRYQLNKQIYGFNYFGLSGRTKELTSRVESNSIKKLLNELEEPFNLVVKDEWNFVQNTVDLVLASNMFSVGIDIERLNVMLMNGQPKNVAEYIQASSRVGRKDKGIVINLLDANRSRDKSYFENYVPFNNAYYKFVEPLSVTPFTEIALDKVLASLLVCFVRHKQGLYLDKRAKDLLEIMKTLRNSFQIE, from the coding sequence TTGAGAAGAAATTTTAAATCAGATAATGATTACTTTTTTGGAAATGATAAAGTGTCAATCGGGATGTGGGTTGGAGCTTCTACCACACCAAACTCATACAAAGATGCTCAAAAAATATACAAAAAAGTCTTTGAAGAAATTACCAAACTAAATAATGGAAAAACTGGAGATTATCGCAAAGTCAATACGTTTCCTATAACAAACTGTTCTTGGTGTGGCTGTAACTCTGTTTCAAAAAATCAATTTGGGAAATATGATTTAGGTTACACAGCTACTGATAAATCATTTTCCACACATTGCCTTAATTCAGATTGTGCATTTAGTGAAGAGCTCCCTATTTACTTTGTAGATGATAAGATTTATCAACATCCACCTACATTGCTTTTTGCAACTGTAGATAAATTCGCAATGCTTTCACATAGAGAAGAAGGACATAAATTATTTAATTCCCAAGAAGAAAGTAAATTACCCCCTGATTTGATTATTCAGGATGAATTACATTTATTGAGCGGGCCTTTAGGTTCAATCACAGGTTTGTATGAATCCATCGTAGAAATGCTTTCAACAAAGGGAAACAGAAAGCCTAAAATTATCACATCAACAGCGACAACAAGAAATACGGAACAGCAAGTTGCCATGCTCTATGGTAACAGGGCATTGAATATATTTCCGCCAATGGGTGTAACGTATGATGATAATTTCTTTTCTTTTGTTTCCGATGATAGTAAAAGAAAACATATTGGTTTTATGCCAACAGGAAAAACAGCCCTAAATTCACAAATAAGGATTTTAGGTAATCTGCTTTTGTCTCGTATTGAGCTATTCAAGTATTATAGGGAAAAAGAGCAATTAACACGAGAGGATGCAATTGATAGAGAAAATAATTTTTGGACAATAGTTTCATTCTACAATAGTTTGCGTGATGTCGGAAAAGTTTATAACAAGGTTCCTGCGGAAATATCAGATTTCTTGAAACTGTTACATAACCGTTATCAGTTGAACAAACAGATTTATGGGTTCAATTATTTTGGGCTTTCCGGAAGAACGAAGGAATTAACGAGTAGAGTCGAAAGCAATTCTATCAAAAAACTCTTAAACGAATTGGAAGAACCATTTAATTTAGTTGTAAAGGATGAATGGAATTTTGTACAGAATACTGTTGATTTGGTTTTGGCTTCCAATATGTTTTCTGTAGGAATAGATATTGAACGATTGAATGTAATGTTAATGAATGGGCAACCTAAAAATGTAGCAGAATATATTCAGGCATCAAGTCGTGTGGGAAGAAAAGACAAAGGAATAGTTATCAATTTATTAGATGCCAACCGCTCAAGAGATAAATCCTATTTTGAAAACTATGTTCCATTTAACAACGCATACTACAAATTTGTTGAACCTTTAAGTGTTACACCATTTACAGAAATTGCTTTGGACAAAGTCTTAGCGAGTTTATTGGTTTGTTTTGTGAGACATAAGCAAGGTTTATACCTTGACAAAAGAGCGAAAGATTTGTTGGAAATTATGAAGACCTTAAGAAATTCATTTCAGATAGAATAA